In Leptospira bouyouniensis, the sequence GACTTTGCCTAGAAAAGATTTCCTCCCGTATTTATTCGTATTTTCTGGAGTATTTTTACTGTTATCCCTTTTTTCCTTCCAAGAAGGAGAGGATGGGTCACTTTTCAATTGGTTTGGAAGGCTTGGGCATTATATCGCTCTCACCCTTTTTTACTTACTTGGAAAAGCTTCCTTTTTACTCGCTGGGTTCGTTTTGCTTTTGGGTGTCCTTTCTCTTAGAAACCCTGAATTTGATAGTTTGAGTAAGGCATTATTTTTTCCTCTATTTCTCATCGCTACCACTGTGAGTTTGAACTTACTGGAAACTCCGATGGGCCATGTCGGAGATAGTGGTGGGATCCTCGGCCAATTTTTTTCTTGGATTTTTTCTTATCTCTTTGGAGAGACAGGGCGTGTCCTTGTTGTTTTTTTTCTGTATTTATACTTTGCCGTGATTTGGTTGGAAGACGGGGCTTGGTCTTATACCTTTTCTACCATCCATTCCGTTTCTGAAAAATTATATCACCTCATGGGAGGAAGGAAAGAGTTCCCTCATCTCAAACTACCTTCCTTTATGGAATCAGTTGTGTCCACACGCCGTGCGCCTGAAGCGGACGTGAAACAAAAAAATTGGTTCCAAGTGCAAACAGAAGAAGAGTCCAAAGAAGATTTGGCTCATCATTTTTGGAATGTAGTCGCAAAGGAAAATTTGAAAAACCCAGAAGGTACAAAAACTACCTCGTCTTTTTCATCCAATGGAGTTTGGGACAAAGAATCTGCTCTGTCCGATACACACAAGTTGGCTCAATCGGCAAAACAAAATTTAACATCGGTTCGCTTCCAAAATACAAATCATTTTGGCGGTTTTTTTGATGCATCAGAAACTGTATTTCGTTTCCAAAAACAAAATGGAAGCCATCCCTTTGTGGAGTCAGGACAAAAAGAATCCAAACCCCGCGTCCAACTCACAGACAAACGCAAAGAGGTGGAATCGGGAAACGAAGGTTTCCAATCCTTTGATGAAGGAAAAGAAGAGGACCGAGAATCCAAAATCATTTTCCAATTCCCCGAAGCAAAATGGAAACCAAAACTCGAACCTACTTTGGCTCTTGATGAATTGGAACTTCCCAAACTAAATCCAATTAAATCCGCGTTAGGTGAAAATCCATTTCCTTTTGCAAAACGTAATTTGGATTCGTTTCCCCTTGCAGCTGACACGTCTGATTGGGTAGATTCTGAAGTGAATCCCGATGGATACGAACTCAAAGAAACGCAAAAAATATATATCGAAAGTGAGTTTGAGGAGGAGACGGAAGCAGAAGAAAATTCTCCAACAATTACCATCCCGATCCCAGAATCGGTACGTTTGTCACTAGTGGAAGAAACTGGTTTTGAAACAGATACATTCGATCTTTCCGATGATGAAGAAACAGACTCCTCTTCGTTAGAGGGAAATGAATTTGAGTTTGAAGAAGAAACATTGGAAACATTAGCAGTGGAAGAATCATCTCCGATGGTTCGTTCCAATTTAAGCGCTGGCAATTTCGGTAAGAAAAAACAACCTCCAAAAGACACGAAAGAACAGCAAGAACTCATGTTTGGTTCCATGGTACCAAAACCCAAATTGAAAAAAGGGAAATATTATATTTCTCCTAGGTTACTTGCGTCCCACCAAGTGCCTGTCGCCAATATTTTAAAAAATGATTCAGAACTCGACCTGATCGCCAAAAAAATCGAAGAGTCCACAGGTCACTTCGGCATTGAATCAAAGGTCATCACCAAAGAACGAGGACCAATCATCACTCGTTACGAAATCACTATTCCAAACGGAATCAAATTGAACCGAATTGTTTCCTTATCCGATGAGATCAGAGCCTACCTCGAAGTGAAAAATATCCGGATTGTAGCACCTATCCCTGGTAAGGCGTCCATTGGAATTGAAGTTCCAAACCGAGTGCGAGAAGATGTGTTTTTATCAGAAATCTTAAAAGACACCATCCTCCAACAAAAAGCGAAAGACCTTTCGATTTGTATTGGTAAGGATATTTCTGGAAAACTAGTGATGATTGATATCGCCAAACTTCCACACTTACTTGTCGCAGGGACAACGGGATCAGGAAAGTCGGTGAGTATCAATGCAATGATCACAAGCCTGATCTGTACTCGTTCTCCTGAAGAAGTGAGATTTATCATGATCGATCCAAAGATGGTGGAGATGACCCTTTACGAAGGAATCCCTCATCTACTGATGCCTGTCATCACCGATCCAAAAAAAGCAACAAAGGCATTGTCATGGGCCATCCAAGAGATGGAGAGTCGTTACCAAATGATTTCCCAATTGAAAAGTCGGGACTTTAAAAGTTTCAATGAAAAGGTAGAGGAATATGCCCATGCCAAAGGGTTCCAAAAACTCCCATACATCGTGATCTTCATTGATGAGCTTGCGGACCTCATGATGGTTTCTGGGAAAGATTTAGAAGAACAAATCCAACGTATTTCCCAAAAAGCAAGGGCAGTGGGAATCCATTTGGTCATGGCAACACAAAGGCCATCGGTGGATGTAATCACTGGGGTCATCAAAGCAAACTGCCCAGCTCGTGTTGCCTTCCAAGTGGCTCAAAAAACAGATTCACGTACGATCCTTGATACCAGTGGGGCCGAAACCTTACTGGGAAAAGGGGACTTTTTATACCGTTCGCCGACATCGAGTGACCTCATGCGGATCCAAGCTCCTTACATTGAAGAGAAGGAAATTGATTCCATTGTCGAAGAGGCGAAAAAGCAAGGGGCTCCCGCATATGTGGAAATGAACTGGGACGATGAAACGAATATCGAAATGGCCTCTGATGAAGATGAAGAACTCTTCGATGAAGCTTGGAATATTGTCGTGACCGAAAAAAAAGCCAGTGCGAGTTATTTGCAACGTAGGATGAGGATTGGATACAACAAAGCGGCAAGGCTTATGGAACTCATGGAAATGAGGGGTTATGTTTCTCCGCAAGTCGGGGCAAAACCTCGGGAAATCTTACGTTCAGCGTAAATCATCGACAAGAGAAGTTTGTCTGAAAAACTGGGAATCTATGAAAGTATGGATCGGATTTTTGTTACTTGTTTTGGGAGTTTCTTTGGAGGCCCAAACAAGTCCGGCTCACAATTGGCATTCCCCTTCGGAAGTAGTCAAAAAGATCAAAAAAAACTTCAGCGAAATCAATTCGTATTCGGCTGATTTTCTCATCAAAACGGAAGACAACAAAAAAGAAAAACAGATGCGTGGGAAATGTTTCTACAAACGCCCCGGAAAAATTCGTTATAACTTTGCTGAGCCAGAAGGTGACGAAATTGTTTCCGATGGAAAAACCCTCCATATCTTTATCAAACGTTTAGGTGCAGTTGGCAAACAAGACCTTACCCTTGATCGTAAAAATTCCTCAGGTCCTATCTTTACGACAAACAGTCCCGATGGTCTAAACCGTCTCTTTCGAAAATACCATTATAAATTTGATACCATCGAACAGCCTCGTTCTGTCGGTGATGCTACAAAATACTTCGTTCTCGATCTCGACCAAAGGGAAAAAATTGGTGGGTTTGAAAAGATGAAACTCTTCGTGGATTCAGAATCTTACTTAATTAAAAAAGCAGTGGCGACCGATGGTCGTGGCAAAGTCACAACGATAACATTTTCAAATATCAATTTTTCGGAAGAAATCCAAGATGGAGTTTTCAATTTTCATATGAGCGGGAACGCGAAGATTGTCAACAACCCACTTGTCTCTGAGAACTAAACCTAAGAGGAGTTCATTTTGAATACAAAACGAGTTGGTCAGATCCTAAGAGAAGCAAGAGAAGACAAAAAACTTTCTGTGAAAGATGTCGCAAAAGAAACAAACATTGCGGCCAAATACATCATCGCTTTGGAAACGGAAGATTATTCTCAGTTCCCAGCCGAAACCTTTGCTCTTGGTTTTTTAAAAAATTATGCCAGTTATTTAAAATTGGATACTGCGATGTTACTCAATTTATATCGCGGGGAACAAATTGAAGAATCACAAGCACCTCTTGAAGAACTCACTCGTCCGACAACCACTCCATTTAGTTTAGACCGCAATAAAATCATAAGCCTTGTTTCCCTCTTTTTGTTTGTGATCTCGGCGTATATCATCTACATCAGTTTTGAAGATTCAGGTTCTGTTTCCATGGATGAAGACAACACTGAGGTGAGCCAAAGTGTTGAACCGACGAGTAGTTCAGACATTCCTTCTGGTATCAATTTTGTATCCCAAAGTGTTCCTGAAAATGCAAGTGTACCGTTTATCCTCACGGAAGACCGTGGTGTGAGTTTTAGTGTGAACAACCAACAGTGTAAGATGTTTATCAAAGGTGTTTCCAATGGAAAAGCAAACCTCGGATTCAATATTTTCCCTGAAAAAAATGTATATTTTTTCCAAACGGCAGAAGGGGAAGAAACCATCCTTTCTTATAAAATAGAAGAACTTTCCTCACTTCGTCGTGATATCCGAGTGGTGACACAAGCTGTGACAGAAAAATCAGCGAAAGTCCTTGTGACTTTAAAAGAAGAAAGGGAAGGGGTTGCTGTGAAATCTCCTGTAGGAGATGTTCCTATCCAAGTAACACTGTTTTTCTCTAAACCAAGTTACGTTGAATTTGTATTAGATGGTCAAATGGGCGAACGAGGACTTGTTTCTGCGGGTGAAGTAAAACACTTAGAAGCCCGTGATAGACTCGAAATCAAAGTTGGGGATGGTGGGGCAGTGGAGATGGTGCAAAATGGAAAAGAACGAGTGGTTCTCGGGAAACCAGGAAAACTTGTGAAAAAAATCTTTATTCGCAAACCAAATCCATACGACTCCACTCAGTCCATTATTGGAGAGTTAGGCGAATAATGCCAAAACAAAAGGACAAAACGGAAGTGACACCAAAGTCGTTTTTCATTACAACCTTAGGTTGTCCGAAAAACACGGTGGACTCAATGGCAATGCACCAGTCCTTATTAAAAGAAGGACTACTCCCAGCTGCAGACCCAGAAGCCAGTGATTTTCACTTAGTGAATACTTGTACCTTTATCCAAGATGCTACAAAAGAAACCATCCAAACCATCCTTGATTCCATTGATATCAAAAAGAAAAACAAACAAAAGTTAGTTGTCGTTGGCTGTTTTGCGGAACGTGCAGGAAAGGAAATCTCTGCTGACCTTCCAGAAGTGGACCTTCATTTTGGTACAGGAAAGTATGACAAAGCAGGGGAAATCCTTCGAAACACCTTCCCACTCGACTTCAAAGACTTAACAGAATTCAATGAAGACCTTTTGGAAAGATTAAAAACTTCGAAAGGCATTGAAAACTATTCCAAACCATATTCCTACGTGAAAATCTCTGATGGATGTAACCGAGGTTGCCATTTTTGTATCATTCCCAATTTACGTGGGAAGTACAGGGACACAGACATCAATGATGTCTTAGAACAAACGAAACTTGCGATCAAAGCTGGTTCGAAAGAAATCTGCCTTGTTTCCCAAGACACTGTTTTTTATGGCAAGGACACAGACAAACTCATGGACTTGGTTCGCTCTGTGGCGGCGGTCGAGGGACTTGAAATATTGAGACTCCTCTATTTGTATCCAGATAAAAAAACTGAAAAGTTACTCGATCTGTACCGAGAAATTCCTAAAATTGCCCCGTATTTGGAAAGCCCATTGCAACATGTTTCCAAATCCGTTTTAAAATCTATGAACCGCACGGGCGATTATGAATTCTTTAAATCTCTTTTCCAAAAAGCAAGGGACATCCGACCTGATTTAGAAATCCGCACTTCCTTCATCCTTGGGTTTCCTGGAGAAACCATGGAAGATGTCGAAGAGATCATTCGTTTTGTGGAAGATGTGAAACCGGAAAAGGTAAATCTTTTTCCTTATTCACCACAAGACGGAACCAAAGGGGCAACGATGGAAGGACAACTGAAAGACAAAGAGATTGCACGCCGTGTGAATCTAGTCCGTGATGCCTATCTTGGAACCTTAAAATCCATCCACCAAAACCGAATAGGCAAAGTATACTCTTGTGTCGTAGATGAAGTGTTAGACGAAGGAGCCATTGTCCGACGCCTACAAGATGCGCCAGAAATTGATGAAGTTGTGTATGTGGAAGAAAAAGGATTAAAAGTCGGCCAATTTGGAAAGGTCAGAGTGGATTCTTTTTACGAACTGGATATGTCAGGGACTTGGGTGGTTTAGTGGAAGATTGGAAAACCATTGCCAATATCCCAAACCTACTAACGGTCCTTAGGGTTCTTGCTTTACCGTTTTTTATTTTTGCCCTATTCCAAAAAGAATGGGAATACCAGATCTTTGCCTTTGTCATTTTTGCACTTGCATCCCTAACTGATTTGGTTGATGGGTATCTGGCACGAAAATGGAACCAACAAACTGAATTTGGAAAATTTTTAGACCCACTTGCTGATAAATTTTTAGTCATTGGTTGTTTTGTTACTTTTTTATTCATCCATGAACCCATTGAAGTTTGGATGGTGGTTCTCATTGTAGGGCGGGACATGCTCATCACTTTCCTTCGTTATATTGCGGTTCGTTCGGGAAATAGTTTGCGTACGACCATGATGGGAAAGGTCAAAACTGCTTTCCAAATGGGTGCAATCCTTATCATTCTCGTTGTGTTTATGCTCATCTCTGGAAAACGCCGTGCCATGATCAACGAAACCTATGCGATGGGAAAATTGGCTGGGTATTCTACTTTTGAAGTCGCATCGCAACATGCCAACGAGTTTTATACAATGGTGAAAACGTCGGAGAATTTAACGTTCAAAGATTTTTTTGATTCCATTGCTTCCTTTGTTCCTTATTTCGGAATGTTATTCACTACTTTTATCACTGTGATCTCGGGCCTTCGTTACATTGTTACCAATTATCAACTGTTAACCTTTTCAAATCTCAAAAGGATTTTTTATGACCGCTCCCACAATTAAAGATATACTTGGCCAAGTGGTGTCTGGACACCATTTGGTGGATACCCATGCTGAATTCTTTTTAAACGAAGTCATGGATGGGAAAGTTCCCGAACCTATGCTTGCTTCCTTTCTCACTGCTATGAAAATGAAAGGAGAAACAACGGACGAACTTTTTGGTTTTGTGCGAGCTATGCGCCACCATGCAATTAAACCTAAAACTAACTTTGGTTTTGATTTTTTAGATACATGTGGGACAGGTGGGGATGGAAAGGGAACACTCAATGTTTCCACTCTTTCTGCACTCACACTCGCAAGTCTTGGCCATAAAGTGGCAAAACATGGAAACCGTTCTGTCTCTTCGTTATCAGGGAGCTCCGATATCCTATCGGGACTAGGGTATCCTTTGGAACGAACCCACGAAGAATGTGAAAACGAATTCCTCCGCACAGGGTTTGTGTTTTTATTTGCACCGGCTTGGCACCCTGCAATGAAGTATGCAGGTCCAGTGAGAGCCGCACTTGGGTTTCGGACATTTTTCAATCTGATAGGACCACTTTCCAATCCGTTTTCACCTACCCACCAAATTGTTGGGGTTTATGACCGATCACTTTGCCTACCGATGGCGGAAATTTTGGGGAAACTGGGTTTGAAGCAAGCGATTGTTTGCCATTCTCAGGATGGATTGGATGAGTTTTCCATTTTCGAACCAACTGACTATGCCTTTTTTGATGGAAAGGACACACAAGAACTTCGTTTTGACCCGAAGGAACTTCGTTTGACTGAGAGTGAACTTGATCGAAATACAGTGTTCTCTTCCTCTAAAGAAGGAGCGGAAGCGCTATTCCGTGCCGTTTTGGACCCAAGTTCGGCAACGGGAGGGACTGCCATGGTCTCTTTGAACGCAGGTGTTTCCCTATTTTTACTTGGTGCAGTGAAAGATGTAAAGACAGGGTATGAAATCGCAAGAGATGCCTTACTCTCGAAAAAAGTTCTCCGATTCGTTCGTGAAACATTGAATTTAAGATCAGCCCTGTAAACATTGGATAAATAGCTATGTTCAATTTAGATTTTTTAACATCACAATTCCTAATCCTTGCCCAAGAAGAGGGAGCAAAGTCTTCCCTTCAGTCCCTCATCATCATTCCGATAATGCTCGTCGCAATGTACTTTCTTGTGATCCTTCCGAACAAAAAAGAAGAGAAAAAAAGAAAAGAAATGATCGGTAACTTACAAAAAGGTGATACAGTGGTCACAAGTAGCGGGCTTCACGGCAAAATCGTAGAATTCAAAGACAATAACGAAACTGTTGTTCTTAGTATCTCAGCCAATACGAATGTAACGTTTGATACTAGTGCCATTCTAAAGAAAAAAGCATAAGATGAAACATTTCTTCTGTATACTCCTTATTGTTTTGTTTTCTACTTCTCTTTTTTCACAAGAGGGTTTGGATTTTTTGGATAAAGTAAACGATAAACCGAAAACTACCACAAAACCCAAAGAAGACTCTGTCCAAACCTCAACAAAAAAGCAAAACAATGTTGTTTCTACGGCAGGAACAACTACAGGGAAAAAGAAGAAATCTAAAAAGAAATCAAAACAAACACAACTGACA encodes:
- the trpD gene encoding anthranilate phosphoribosyltransferase translates to MTAPTIKDILGQVVSGHHLVDTHAEFFLNEVMDGKVPEPMLASFLTAMKMKGETTDELFGFVRAMRHHAIKPKTNFGFDFLDTCGTGGDGKGTLNVSTLSALTLASLGHKVAKHGNRSVSSLSGSSDILSGLGYPLERTHEECENEFLRTGFVFLFAPAWHPAMKYAGPVRAALGFRTFFNLIGPLSNPFSPTHQIVGVYDRSLCLPMAEILGKLGLKQAIVCHSQDGLDEFSIFEPTDYAFFDGKDTQELRFDPKELRLTESELDRNTVFSSSKEGAEALFRAVLDPSSATGGTAMVSLNAGVSLFLLGAVKDVKTGYEIARDALLSKKVLRFVRETLNLRSAL
- the pgsA gene encoding CDP-diacylglycerol--glycerol-3-phosphate 3-phosphatidyltransferase; protein product: MEDWKTIANIPNLLTVLRVLALPFFIFALFQKEWEYQIFAFVIFALASLTDLVDGYLARKWNQQTEFGKFLDPLADKFLVIGCFVTFLFIHEPIEVWMVVLIVGRDMLITFLRYIAVRSGNSLRTTMMGKVKTAFQMGAILIILVVFMLISGKRRAMINETYAMGKLAGYSTFEVASQHANEFYTMVKTSENLTFKDFFDSIASFVPYFGMLFTTFITVISGLRYIVTNYQLLTFSNLKRIFYDRSHN
- a CDS encoding LolA family protein, coding for MKVWIGFLLLVLGVSLEAQTSPAHNWHSPSEVVKKIKKNFSEINSYSADFLIKTEDNKKEKQMRGKCFYKRPGKIRYNFAEPEGDEIVSDGKTLHIFIKRLGAVGKQDLTLDRKNSSGPIFTTNSPDGLNRLFRKYHYKFDTIEQPRSVGDATKYFVLDLDQREKIGGFEKMKLFVDSESYLIKKAVATDGRGKVTTITFSNINFSEEIQDGVFNFHMSGNAKIVNNPLVSEN
- the rimO gene encoding 30S ribosomal protein S12 methylthiotransferase RimO, giving the protein MPKQKDKTEVTPKSFFITTLGCPKNTVDSMAMHQSLLKEGLLPAADPEASDFHLVNTCTFIQDATKETIQTILDSIDIKKKNKQKLVVVGCFAERAGKEISADLPEVDLHFGTGKYDKAGEILRNTFPLDFKDLTEFNEDLLERLKTSKGIENYSKPYSYVKISDGCNRGCHFCIIPNLRGKYRDTDINDVLEQTKLAIKAGSKEICLVSQDTVFYGKDTDKLMDLVRSVAAVEGLEILRLLYLYPDKKTEKLLDLYREIPKIAPYLESPLQHVSKSVLKSMNRTGDYEFFKSLFQKARDIRPDLEIRTSFILGFPGETMEDVEEIIRFVEDVKPEKVNLFPYSPQDGTKGATMEGQLKDKEIARRVNLVRDAYLGTLKSIHQNRIGKVYSCVVDEVLDEGAIVRRLQDAPEIDEVVYVEEKGLKVGQFGKVRVDSFYELDMSGTWVV
- a CDS encoding helix-turn-helix domain-containing protein; translated protein: MNTKRVGQILREAREDKKLSVKDVAKETNIAAKYIIALETEDYSQFPAETFALGFLKNYASYLKLDTAMLLNLYRGEQIEESQAPLEELTRPTTTPFSLDRNKIISLVSLFLFVISAYIIYISFEDSGSVSMDEDNTEVSQSVEPTSSSDIPSGINFVSQSVPENASVPFILTEDRGVSFSVNNQQCKMFIKGVSNGKANLGFNIFPEKNVYFFQTAEGEETILSYKIEELSSLRRDIRVVTQAVTEKSAKVLVTLKEEREGVAVKSPVGDVPIQVTLFFSKPSYVEFVLDGQMGERGLVSAGEVKHLEARDRLEIKVGDGGAVEMVQNGKERVVLGKPGKLVKKIFIRKPNPYDSTQSIIGELGE
- the yajC gene encoding preprotein translocase subunit YajC — encoded protein: MFNLDFLTSQFLILAQEEGAKSSLQSLIIIPIMLVAMYFLVILPNKKEEKKRKEMIGNLQKGDTVVTSSGLHGKIVEFKDNNETVVLSISANTNVTFDTSAILKKKA